The nucleotide sequence GGCTGCGCCTTCAGCGTCGTGACATCGCCCGGCGCCATGACCACGACCGGAGTGCCGTCATAGCCGGATTCGGCGAGCGCCTTCTTGGCTTCCGCCATGCCGTTGCCCTTCACCAGGGTCTCGGCGCCGGCGTCGGTCGCGAGCGGCGTGTCGCAGATGAAGAACGCGCCGCAGACCTTCTGGTATTTGGCGTTGCCGACGAGCGCGTCGAGAACGTCCTTCTGATTCATCGCCAGGAAGGCGGCACGGCGCACCTTCACGTTGTCGAACGGCGGATAAAGGAAGTTCATCCGGCCGAGCGTCTGGAAGCCGAACTTGTTCGAGACCTCGATCGTGATCTCCTTGTTCGCCTCCAGCAACGGCAGCATGTCGTAGGGCAGATTTTCCATGAAGTCGATGTCGCCCGACTGCAGCGCGTTCACCGCGGTCTGGGAGTCCGGCATGGTGATCCATTCGACGCGGTCGACCTTCACCACCTTGCCGCCGGAGGTCCAGCTCGACGGCTCCTTGCGCGGCACGTAATCGGTGTTCTTGACGTAGACCGCCTTCACGCCCGGCTGGAATTCCGACGCCACGAACTTGAAGGGACCCGAGCCGATCTGCTCCGGAATCTGCTTGTCCGCCGGCGTCTCGGCGAGGCGCTTCGGCATCATGAAGGCGACGCGCGAGGACGGCTTGCCGATGGAGTCGAGCACGAGGCCGTAGGGCTCCTTCAGCTTGAGCGTGATGGTCTTGGCGTCGGTCGCCTCAATGCTCGCGGTGAAGTCCAGGAGCTTCTGGCCCATGCCGTCGACCGCGGCCCAGCGCTTCAGCGAGGCCACGCAGTCTTCCGCCGTCACCGGTGCACCGTCATGCCACTTCAGGCCGTCGCGCAGGGTGAAGGTGTAGGTGAGCTTGTCGTCGGAGATCTTCCAGTCCGCCATCTGCGGCTGGATCTTGAAGTTCGAATCGGTCGCCACCAGCGTGTCGTAGACCATGTAACCATGGTCACGCGTGATGTAGGCGGTGGTGAAGATCGGATCGATGATACGCAGATCCGAATGCATCACCGCGGTGAGGGTCTTGCCGGCCGCAAACACCGGCGAGGCCATCGCCGTGGACAGCGCGACGACCGACAGCGCAAGTGTGGAGGCGAACGCGCGACGCCCCCGGCGCATCAAGCTCAACATAAAGTCTCTCCTGACGTGAAACTGTTCAAAGGCAGGTTATTGATTGAGCATCAGGTTCGTTCCTTAGGCGAACTAACCTCATGCAATACCTTTATCTTTCGAGACTTGCAGACAGTCTTGAGCGCGTCAATCCGGTTTCGGTGCAGCCCATGGCATCGCACGCACGGGCTCCACAAGGTTCGGTTTGGCTCTACAACTCTCCACTCGTCCTGTCCGCGCCAATGCAATGCGCGTTCCATCTTCGAAGCTTGAGAGACATTAAGATGAATCCAGCCAACCTTCCCTTCGATTCCGAGGCGATGCTCGAGGGCCTGCGCACCTGGGTGGAATGCGAGAGCCCGACCTGGGACACGGGTGCCGTCAACCGCATGCTCGATATCGCAGCGCGGGATATGGCGATCATGGGTGCGACGATCGAGCGCATCGCCGGCCGCCAGGGCTTTGGCGGCGTCATCCGCGCGCGCTTTCCCCACCCGAAGCAGGGCGAGCCGGGCATCCTGATCGCCGGCCACATGGATACCGTTCATCCGGTTGGCACCATCGAGAAGCTGACATGGCGGCGCGAGGGCAACAGATGCTACGGCCCCGGCATCTACGACATGAAGGGCGGCAACTACCTCTCGCTGGAAGCGATCCGGCAGCTCGCGCGCGCCTCGTTCACGACACCGCTGCCGATCACCGTGCTGTTCACGCCGGACGAGGAAGTCGGCACGCCCTCGACACGGGACATCATCGAGGCGGAAGCCGCGCGCAACAAATATGTGCTGGTGCCCGAGCCCGGCCGCGCCGACAACGGCGTCACCACCGGACGTTACGCCATCGCGCGATTCAACCTCGAGGCGACGGGACGACCGAGCCACGCCGGCGCGACGCTCTCGGCGGGCCGCTCGGCGATCCGCGAGATGGCGCGGCAGATTCTCAGCATCGACGCGATGACGAGCGAGGATTGCACCTTCTCGGTCGGCGTCGTGCATGGCGGACAATGGGTCAATTGCGTTGCCACGACCGCGACCGGAGAAGCGCTCTCCATGGCCAAGCGCCAGGCCGACCTCGATCGCGGCGTCGAGAGGATGCTGGCGCTCTCCGGCACAACCAATGATGTCACCTTCAAGGTGACGCGCGGCGTGACGCGGCCGGTGTGGGAGCCGGATGCCGGCACCATGGCGCTGTACGAAAAGGCGCGCGGCATCGCCAAATCGCTCGGCGCCGAGCTGCCGCATGCGAGCGCGGGCGGTGGTTCCGACGGCAACTTCACCGGCGCGATGGGCATTCCCACGCTCGACGGCCTGGGCGTGCGCGGCGGCAACGGCCACACGCTGGAAGAGTATATCGAGGTCGAGAGCCTCGTTGAGCGTGGTCGGTTGATGGCCGGCCTGCTCGCGACGCTGGAATGAGGGCATCGCAGACACTGCCGCACGGCCGGGCTCGCTCCACGGCATGACGGCCATGTGTCGTTTCGGCGACCGATGGCACGGGAATTGCTGAATTCTTGGGCCGGTGGCAGAACCATGCCATGATGGTAAGCACTGCCGATTTGACTCTAATCTGACGGATCCCACTTGCTCGGATATCTCCTTCGCCGAATCTTCGCCGCCGTGCCCGTCATGGGCGTCGTCGCGCTGTTCGTGTTCCTGCTGCTGCGGCTGACGCCGGGCGACCCTGCCGCGATTCTCGCGGGCGACAACGCGACGCCCGAGCGGCTGGAACGCATCCGCACCTCGCTCGGCCTCAACGAGCCGCTGATCGTGCAGTTCATCACCTGGGTCAACAAGCTGCTGCACGGCGATCTCGGGACCTCGCTGATCTCCAATTTGCCGGTGATGAAGATGATCGGCCAGCGCGTCGAGCCGTCGATCTCGATCGCGCTGTGCACCATCATCCTCGCCGTCATCGTCGCCGTTCCCTTGGGGGTGATCGCTGCGTGGAAGCACGGCACCTGGATCGACCGGTTCGTGATGGGGCTGTCCGTGCTCGGCTTCTCGGTGCCGGTATTCGTGGTCGGCTACATCCTGATCGAGGTCTTCGCGATCGATCTGCGCTGGGTGCCGGTGCAGGGCTTCCGCAGCATCTTCAATGGTTTTGGACCGTTCTTCGAGCGCATCATCCTGCCGACCTGCGCGCTGTCCTTCATCTATATCGCGCTGATCGCGCGCATGACGCGGGCGGCAATGCTCGACGTGCTGGGTGAGGACTACGTCCGAACGGCGCGCGCAAAGGGCATCAACGAGGTCGCGGTGATGATGCGCCATGCGCTGCGTAACGCCGCCGTCCCCGTCATCACCGTGATCGGCACCGGCTTTGCGCTTCTGATCTCCGGCGTCGTCGTCACCGAGAGCGTGTTCAACATTCCCGGCATCGGTCGTCTCACCGTGGATGCGGTGCTGGCGCGAGACTATCCGGTGATCCAGGCGATGATCCTGCTGACGTCTCTGATCTACGTCGTCGTCAACCTCCTGATCGACGTCGCCTACACGCTGCTCGATCCCCGGATCCGGTACTAGGGCCAAGGATAACAACAAGAATGTCGGTCGATACCCTTCCCCAGTCGTCCATTCCGATCACGTCGCCGCTGCGGCCGCGCTTCGGATTCCTCACCTCGACGCCGATCATCGCGACGGCGACGATCCTGCTCGCGCTGATCGTGGTGATCTCGATCCTCGCGCCGCTGATCGCACCGCATGATCCGATCCAGCTCGCGCCGTCGCAACGGCTCAAGCCTTCGTCGGTCCAGTTCCTGCTCGGCACCGACGCCTATGGCCGCGACCTCCTGTCCCGCGTCATCTATGGCGGCCGGATCTCGCTGCTGATCGGCATCGGCTCGGCGATCCTGTCGATCGTGATCGGGCTCGCGATCGGCCTCGTCTCCGGCTTTTTCAAGCTGATCGATGCCGTCCTGATGCGAATCATGGACGGCCTGATGGCGATGCCGAGCATCCTGCTCGCGATTGCCGTGGTGTCGCTTTCCGGCGCCAGCCTCTGGACCGTGCTGATCGCGATCACGATCCCTGAGATCCCGCGCGTGGCGCGTCTGGTGCGCTCCGTCGTTCTGTCCGCGCGCGAAGAGCCTTACGTCGAGGCCGCGATCTCGGTCGGCTCGTCCTTGCCGAAGATCATGTGGCGGCATTTGATGCCGAACACGATCGCGCCGCTGATCGTCCAGGGCACCTATGTCTGCGCGTCCGCGATCCTCACCGAGGCCATCCTCTCCTTCCTCGGCGCCGGCATCTCGCCGGAGACGCCGACCTGGGGCAACATCATGGCCGAGGGCCGCCAGTATTTTCAGCTCAAGCCGACGCTGATCTTCTGGCCGGGCCTGCTGCTCTCGATCGCCATCCTCAGCATCAATCTGATCGGCGACGCCGCCCGCGACGCCCTCGATCCCCGCATGAAGCAGCGGGAGGGCAAGTGATGGGCAATCAAGTGATGAGCAACGTCGTTCTCGACATCAACAACCTCGCCGTGTCCGTCGGCAAGAAGCCGAATGGACCAAAGATCATCGACGGCATCTCGATCCAGGTCCGCGAGCGCGAGACGCTGTGTCTCGTCGGCGAAAGCGGCTCGGGCAAGTCGGTGACCTCGCTCACCACGATGGGCCTCTTGCCGAAGGGCACGCTGGTTCCGACCGGCGGCAGCGTCAAGCTGGTCGGCGAGGAGATTCTCACCGCGACCGACCGCCGGCTGCGCCAGCTGCGCGCGACGCAGATGGCGATGATCTTCCAGGAGCCGATGACCGCGCTTAATCCCGTGGTTCCGGTCGGCCGCCAGATCGACGAGGTGCTGCGCGCCCACACCGATCTCGACGCAAGAGCGCGGAAGAAGCGCATCCTCGACATGATGGAGCAGGTGCGCCTGCCCCAGGTCGAGCGCATCTTCGCCTCCTACCCGCACCGCCTCTCCGGCGGCCAGCGCCAGCGCATCATGATCGCGATGGCGCTGGTGCTGGAGCCGAAGCTGCTGATCGCCGACGAGCCGACCACCGCGCTCGACGTCACTACCCAGAAGCAGATCCTGACCCTGATCCGCGACCTCCAGCGCGATCACGGCACCGCCGTCCTGTTCATCACCCACGACATGGGCGTTGTCGCCGAGATCGCCGACCGCGTCGCGGTGATGCGGCAGGGCCGTCTGGTCGAGACCGGTCCGCTCGACACCGTGCTGCGCAATCCGACCATGGAATACACCCGCAATTTGCTTTCAGCGGTGCCGAGCCTGGTGCCACGCGCGGCGCGGCCCGAGACCAAAGAGCCGGTGGTGCTGGAGGCCAACGAGCTCAGCAAGGTCTATAAGGAGCGTGCGTTCTTCGGCAAAGGCCGCGAGGTCGTCGCCGCCGACAAGGTCACGCTCACGCTGCGCAAGGGCCGCACGCTCGGCATCGTCGGCGAGAGCGGCTCGGGCAAGTCGACGGTGGCGCGCTGCATCGTGCGCCTGATCGATCCGACCTCGGGCGGCGTGCGTCTCGCCGGCCGCGAGATCGCCGACATCTCGCGCCGCCTGCTGCAGCCGCACCGGCAGAAGATCCAGATCGTGTTCCAGGATCCCTACCGCTCGCTCAACCCGCGCATCACCGTCGGCGAGAGCATTGCGGAAGGCCCGATCAATTACGGCACCTCGCATACCGAAGCGATGAAGCGGGCTCGCGAATTGCTCGAGCTGGTCGGCCTGCCGGCCGATGCGGTGTCGCGCTATCCGCACCAGTTCTCCGGCGGTCAGCGCCAGCGTATCGCCATTGCGCGCGCGCTCGCGCTCGATCCGGACGTGCTGGTCGCGGACGAAGCGGTCTCCGCACTCGACGTCTCCGTGCAGGCGCAGGTGCTGGAACTGCTCGACGAGATCCAGACGCGGCTCGGCATCGCCATCCTGTTCATCACCCACGATCTGCGCGTCGCAGCGCAAATCTGCGACGAGGTCGTGGTGATGCAGCACGGCCGCGTCGTCGAACAGGGCCCGGCTGCCGAAGTGTTGACGCATCCGAAGGAGGCCTACACCAGGGCCTTGCTCGAGGCAGCGCCCGGCCGCAACTGGGATTTTTCGAACTTCCGGCCGGTGTCGGAGGGCGTGGCGGCGAGCGCATAGCTCTCTCCCCCTCGTCATTGCGAGCGAAGCGAAGCAATCCAGAATCCCTCCGCGGAAAGACTCTGGATTGCTTCGCTACGCTCGCAATGACGGTGTGCGCGGTACACATTCCCAAAACAGCTTGAGGCCATGCGCGGCGCGATTGCTTCCCGGCTTGCTCTCGCCGCAAGCACAGGGCTAACGTCGCGCACTTTCAATCGCCTGGACTTGAATTGATGACACGTATCGCCGTCGGCGGCTTCCTGCACGAGACCAACACTTTCGCGCCGACAAAGGCGACTTTCGCGGATTTCCAGCATGGTGGCGGCTGGCCGGCGATGACTGAAGGACCCGACGTGCTGAAGGTGATGCGGCGCATCAATGTCGGCCTCGCCGGTTTCGTCGACAACGCAGAGGCCAATGGCTGGGAACTCATCCCCACGATCGCGTGCGCTGCAAGCCCGTCCGCTCATGTCACCCAAGACGCCTTCGAGCGGATCGTGAAGGTCATGGTCGACGGCATCGCGGCCGCCGGGCCGCTCGATGCGGTCTATCTGGACTTGCACGGGGCGATGGTGACCGAGCATCTCGACGATGGCGAAGGCGAGATTTTGGCGCGCGTGCGCCGCGTCATCGGCAAGGATGTTCCGCTGGTCGCGAGCCTCGATCTCCACGCCAACGTCACGCCCGCAATGATGGACCATGCGGACGCGCTGATCGCCTACCGCACCTATCCGCATGTCGACATGGCCGAGACAGGCCGCGCTTCCGCCCGCCACCTCGCCCTGCTGCTGAAGACGAAGCAGCGCTTCGCAAAGTCGTTCCGGCAATTGCCGTTCCTGATCGCGATCAGTTGGCAATGCACCAACGACTTCCCCACCAAGGGCATCTACGAGAAGCTCGCCGCGCTCGAGAGCGATGCGGTTCCGACGCTTTCCTTCGCACCGGGCTTCCCCGCTGCCGATTTCCGCGATTGCGGACCGAGCGTCTTCGCCTATGGCAAGACGCAAGAAGATGCCGACCGCGCCGCGGATGCGATCGTCAAGCTGATCGAGAGCCACGAGGACGATTTCGACGGCAAGATCTGGACGCCCGACGACGGCGTGCGCCACGCCATGGAACTCTCGAAGAGCGCGAGCAAGCCGATCATCATCGCCGACACCCAGGACAATCCCGGCGCCGGCGGCGATTCCGATACCACCGGCATGCTGCGCGCGCTGGTGCGCAACAAGGCCAGCGCTGCGACCGGCGTGATTTACGATCCGGAATCGGCCAGGGCCGCGCATGCGGCCGGCGTCGGCGCCACCGTGACGCTGTCGCTCGGCGGCAAGTCCGGCATTCCCGGCGACGAGCCCTATCGCGAGACTTTTGTAGTCGAAAAACTCTCCGACGGCCGCTTCACCGCGCCCGGTCCCTATTACGGCGGCCGCGAGATGGAGATGGGTCCCTCCGCCTGTTTGCGCATCGGTGACGTCCGCGTCGTCGTCTCCTCGCACAAGGCGCAGCTCGCCGATCAGGCGATGTACCGCTATGTCGGCATCGAGCCGACCGAAGAGAAGATTCTGGTCAACAAGAGCTCGGTGCACTTCCGCGCCGATTTCGAGCCGATCGCGGAAAAGCTGATGATCTGCGCCGCGCCCGGCGCGATGCCGGCCGACACGGCCTCGCTTCCCTGGACGCGCCTGCGTCCGGGCATCCGCATCAAGCCGAACGGCCCCGCTTTCACTCCCTCCTCACGCTAACCGGACAGGACCCATGCCCACCATCGACCGCATCGACGGCTATGCCGACGAACTCACTGCTATCAGGCGCGACCTCCACGCTCATCCCGAGATCGGCTTCGAGGAAGTGCGCACCTCCGGCATCGTCGCCGACAAGCTGAAGAGCTGG is from Bradyrhizobium xenonodulans and encodes:
- a CDS encoding ABC transporter substrate-binding protein; its protein translation is MLSLMRRGRRAFASTLALSVVALSTAMASPVFAAGKTLTAVMHSDLRIIDPIFTTAYITRDHGYMVYDTLVATDSNFKIQPQMADWKISDDKLTYTFTLRDGLKWHDGAPVTAEDCVASLKRWAAVDGMGQKLLDFTASIEATDAKTITLKLKEPYGLVLDSIGKPSSRVAFMMPKRLAETPADKQIPEQIGSGPFKFVASEFQPGVKAVYVKNTDYVPRKEPSSWTSGGKVVKVDRVEWITMPDSQTAVNALQSGDIDFMENLPYDMLPLLEANKEITIEVSNKFGFQTLGRMNFLYPPFDNVKVRRAAFLAMNQKDVLDALVGNAKYQKVCGAFFICDTPLATDAGAETLVKGNGMAEAKKALAESGYDGTPVVVMAPGDVTTLKAQPIVAAQLLREAGFKVDLQATDWQTVVSRRASQKPPKEGGWNMFFTNWVAADVSNPIANLSIGGQGKKGGWFGWAEDAKIEQLKDTFVRASSVDEQKKIAAEIQKEAYEQVIYIPLGQYLLPSGWRKSLSGVLDGPATPLFWNVDKSE
- a CDS encoding M20/M25/M40 family metallo-hydrolase: MNPANLPFDSEAMLEGLRTWVECESPTWDTGAVNRMLDIAARDMAIMGATIERIAGRQGFGGVIRARFPHPKQGEPGILIAGHMDTVHPVGTIEKLTWRREGNRCYGPGIYDMKGGNYLSLEAIRQLARASFTTPLPITVLFTPDEEVGTPSTRDIIEAEAARNKYVLVPEPGRADNGVTTGRYAIARFNLEATGRPSHAGATLSAGRSAIREMARQILSIDAMTSEDCTFSVGVVHGGQWVNCVATTATGEALSMAKRQADLDRGVERMLALSGTTNDVTFKVTRGVTRPVWEPDAGTMALYEKARGIAKSLGAELPHASAGGGSDGNFTGAMGIPTLDGLGVRGGNGHTLEEYIEVESLVERGRLMAGLLATLE
- a CDS encoding ABC transporter permease, whose translation is MLGYLLRRIFAAVPVMGVVALFVFLLLRLTPGDPAAILAGDNATPERLERIRTSLGLNEPLIVQFITWVNKLLHGDLGTSLISNLPVMKMIGQRVEPSISIALCTIILAVIVAVPLGVIAAWKHGTWIDRFVMGLSVLGFSVPVFVVGYILIEVFAIDLRWVPVQGFRSIFNGFGPFFERIILPTCALSFIYIALIARMTRAAMLDVLGEDYVRTARAKGINEVAVMMRHALRNAAVPVITVIGTGFALLISGVVVTESVFNIPGIGRLTVDAVLARDYPVIQAMILLTSLIYVVVNLLIDVAYTLLDPRIRY
- a CDS encoding ABC transporter permease, which encodes MSVDTLPQSSIPITSPLRPRFGFLTSTPIIATATILLALIVVISILAPLIAPHDPIQLAPSQRLKPSSVQFLLGTDAYGRDLLSRVIYGGRISLLIGIGSAILSIVIGLAIGLVSGFFKLIDAVLMRIMDGLMAMPSILLAIAVVSLSGASLWTVLIAITIPEIPRVARLVRSVVLSAREEPYVEAAISVGSSLPKIMWRHLMPNTIAPLIVQGTYVCASAILTEAILSFLGAGISPETPTWGNIMAEGRQYFQLKPTLIFWPGLLLSIAILSINLIGDAARDALDPRMKQREGK
- a CDS encoding ABC transporter ATP-binding protein, with the protein product MSNVVLDINNLAVSVGKKPNGPKIIDGISIQVRERETLCLVGESGSGKSVTSLTTMGLLPKGTLVPTGGSVKLVGEEILTATDRRLRQLRATQMAMIFQEPMTALNPVVPVGRQIDEVLRAHTDLDARARKKRILDMMEQVRLPQVERIFASYPHRLSGGQRQRIMIAMALVLEPKLLIADEPTTALDVTTQKQILTLIRDLQRDHGTAVLFITHDMGVVAEIADRVAVMRQGRLVETGPLDTVLRNPTMEYTRNLLSAVPSLVPRAARPETKEPVVLEANELSKVYKERAFFGKGREVVAADKVTLTLRKGRTLGIVGESGSGKSTVARCIVRLIDPTSGGVRLAGREIADISRRLLQPHRQKIQIVFQDPYRSLNPRITVGESIAEGPINYGTSHTEAMKRARELLELVGLPADAVSRYPHQFSGGQRQRIAIARALALDPDVLVADEAVSALDVSVQAQVLELLDEIQTRLGIAILFITHDLRVAAQICDEVVVMQHGRVVEQGPAAEVLTHPKEAYTRALLEAAPGRNWDFSNFRPVSEGVAASA
- a CDS encoding M81 family metallopeptidase, which translates into the protein MTRIAVGGFLHETNTFAPTKATFADFQHGGGWPAMTEGPDVLKVMRRINVGLAGFVDNAEANGWELIPTIACAASPSAHVTQDAFERIVKVMVDGIAAAGPLDAVYLDLHGAMVTEHLDDGEGEILARVRRVIGKDVPLVASLDLHANVTPAMMDHADALIAYRTYPHVDMAETGRASARHLALLLKTKQRFAKSFRQLPFLIAISWQCTNDFPTKGIYEKLAALESDAVPTLSFAPGFPAADFRDCGPSVFAYGKTQEDADRAADAIVKLIESHEDDFDGKIWTPDDGVRHAMELSKSASKPIIIADTQDNPGAGGDSDTTGMLRALVRNKASAATGVIYDPESARAAHAAGVGATVTLSLGGKSGIPGDEPYRETFVVEKLSDGRFTAPGPYYGGREMEMGPSACLRIGDVRVVVSSHKAQLADQAMYRYVGIEPTEEKILVNKSSVHFRADFEPIAEKLMICAAPGAMPADTASLPWTRLRPGIRIKPNGPAFTPSSR